A region of Mesorhizobium sp. M3A.F.Ca.ET.080.04.2.1 DNA encodes the following proteins:
- a CDS encoding RimK family protein, protein MTWVILTGRQNDLDQVATPHKIITNRDYLAHPALFRGQRPKVINLSNNYGYQSRGYYASLLAGSRGHKVIPTVETMIDLSERKLYEHALPELELALNKCRKDLGGTFPSKVAVFFGIGPSKIWDRFTKLLFDWFRAPALEVHIKDSAEWASIRKIGFLPLARMSEEEETVFLGCLETYTNREWRDTKGRTPARYTFATLVDPHEELPPSEISSLRYWARIAEKMGVEVEPITKKDLAKLANYDALLIRETTSISNHTYRFARRAQQEGMPVIDDPLSMIRCTNKVYLNELMTYNKVPVPPTVMIAGPSDLEVAAQTLGFPLVLKIPDSSFSRGVKKCENLAELTRLATEWLEDSDLLIAQKFLPTEYDWRVGVLGGQPLFAVHYLMAKKHWQIVNHKANGKPDQGGIKTFTLKETPPHVVETAVKAARCIGDGLYGVDLKETKDGVFVIEVNDNPNLDHGWEDSGEKDEVWVRLTQWFLDRLERPGR, encoded by the coding sequence ATGACCTGGGTCATCCTTACAGGCAGGCAGAACGATCTCGATCAGGTGGCGACGCCGCACAAGATCATCACCAACCGCGACTATCTCGCGCATCCGGCACTTTTCCGCGGCCAGCGGCCGAAGGTGATCAACCTGTCGAACAATTACGGCTACCAGAGCCGCGGCTATTATGCCTCGCTGCTTGCCGGTTCGCGCGGCCACAAGGTGATCCCGACGGTCGAGACCATGATCGATCTGTCGGAGCGCAAGCTCTACGAGCACGCATTGCCGGAACTGGAACTCGCGCTCAACAAATGCCGCAAGGATCTCGGCGGAACCTTCCCCTCGAAGGTCGCCGTCTTCTTCGGCATCGGTCCGTCCAAGATCTGGGACCGCTTCACCAAGCTGTTGTTCGACTGGTTCCGCGCGCCGGCGCTGGAGGTCCACATCAAGGACAGCGCCGAATGGGCCTCGATCCGCAAGATCGGCTTCCTGCCGCTCGCCCGCATGAGCGAGGAGGAAGAAACGGTCTTCCTGGGGTGTCTGGAAACCTACACCAACCGTGAATGGCGCGACACCAAGGGCCGCACGCCGGCACGCTACACCTTCGCCACGTTGGTCGATCCGCATGAGGAATTGCCGCCTTCGGAGATCTCCTCGCTGCGCTACTGGGCGAGGATCGCCGAGAAGATGGGCGTCGAAGTCGAGCCGATCACCAAAAAGGATTTGGCCAAGCTCGCCAATTACGATGCGCTGCTCATTCGCGAAACGACGTCGATCTCCAACCACACCTACCGCTTCGCGCGCCGCGCCCAGCAGGAAGGCATGCCGGTGATCGACGATCCGCTGTCCATGATCCGATGCACCAACAAGGTCTATCTCAACGAGTTGATGACCTACAACAAGGTGCCGGTGCCGCCGACGGTAATGATCGCTGGACCTTCGGACCTGGAGGTCGCGGCGCAGACGCTGGGCTTCCCGCTGGTGCTGAAGATCCCGGATTCCTCCTTCTCGCGCGGTGTCAAGAAATGCGAGAACCTGGCCGAGCTGACCAGGCTCGCGACCGAATGGCTGGAGGATTCCGACCTCCTCATCGCGCAGAAGTTCCTTCCGACCGAATATGACTGGCGGGTCGGCGTGCTCGGCGGCCAGCCGCTGTTTGCCGTGCACTATCTGATGGCCAAGAAGCATTGGCAAATCGTCAACCACAAGGCCAACGGCAAGCCCGACCAGGGCGGCATCAAGACCTTCACACTGAAGGAGACCCCGCCGCATGTTGTCGAGACGGCGGTCAAGGCGGCGCGCTGCATCGGCGACGGGCTTTACGGCGTCGACCTCAAGGAAA
- a CDS encoding GNAT family N-acetyltransferase/peptidase C39 family protein: MPAEIRKARASDVDDLAAIEKAVFSGDRLSRRSFRQFIERETAEMLVAENDGHVAGYAVALFRKGSGVARLYSIAVSPSFGQLGIGRRLLAAAEEAAFEHDRMLLRLEVREDNHRAIQIYEQAGYRRIGREPDYYEDGATALRYEKTLRGDAPTATRVPFYQQTCEFTCGPCCLMMAMANFDQGFVPDPVMEIRLWREATTVFMMSGPGGCEPFGLAVSGYESGLAAEIFVSFHGALFLQSVRSEDKRRVMELAQVDFRRRAELYGIPVNYRSFGIDDIRSALAEGKLVLVLISGFLMFGKKIPHWVLAIGDDGDHILIHDPWVEDERQETILDAANIPVPYGIFMNMAQFGRDGLRAAITLGKR; encoded by the coding sequence ATGCCTGCCGAGATTCGCAAGGCCCGCGCGTCAGACGTCGATGACCTCGCCGCCATCGAGAAGGCCGTCTTCTCGGGCGACCGGCTTTCCCGCCGCTCTTTCCGTCAGTTCATCGAGCGCGAGACCGCCGAGATGCTGGTCGCGGAAAATGACGGCCATGTCGCCGGCTACGCGGTGGCGCTGTTTCGCAAAGGCAGCGGCGTGGCGCGGCTCTATTCAATCGCCGTCAGTCCTTCCTTCGGCCAGCTCGGCATCGGGCGCCGGCTTTTGGCGGCGGCGGAGGAAGCAGCCTTCGAGCACGATCGCATGCTGCTGCGGCTGGAGGTGCGCGAGGACAATCATCGCGCCATCCAGATCTACGAGCAGGCCGGCTACCGCAGAATAGGCCGTGAGCCCGACTATTACGAGGATGGCGCGACGGCACTGCGCTACGAAAAGACTTTGCGTGGCGATGCCCCCACCGCCACCAGGGTGCCGTTCTACCAGCAGACCTGCGAGTTCACCTGCGGCCCGTGCTGCCTGATGATGGCGATGGCCAATTTCGACCAGGGCTTCGTGCCCGACCCGGTCATGGAGATCCGCCTGTGGCGCGAGGCCACCACCGTCTTCATGATGTCGGGCCCGGGCGGCTGCGAGCCGTTCGGGTTGGCTGTCTCCGGTTACGAGAGCGGCCTGGCGGCAGAAATCTTCGTCTCCTTTCATGGCGCGCTGTTCCTGCAGTCGGTGCGCAGCGAGGACAAGCGCCGGGTGATGGAACTCGCCCAGGTCGACTTCCGCCGCCGTGCGGAACTTTACGGCATTCCGGTGAATTACCGTTCGTTCGGCATCGACGACATCCGCTCGGCGCTTGCGGAGGGAAAGCTGGTGCTGGTGCTGATCAGCGGCTTCCTGATGTTCGGCAAGAAGATACCGCATTGGGTGCTGGCGATCGGCGACGACGGCGACCACATTCTGATCCACGATCCGTGGGTCGAGGACGAAAGGCAGGAGACGATCCTCGATGCCGCCAACATTCCCGTGCCCTACGGCATCTTCATGAACATGGCTCAGTTCGGCCGCGATGGATTGCGCGCCGCCATCACCCTGGGAAAACGCTGA
- a CDS encoding anti-sigma factor, which translates to MTRRDFTERDIHLALDGELPGDERMAYDAWLEANPEMKAKSARYVADRAALRAALAGLMDEPVPARLTQAVLGEAPAKAPAWRSRWWLSAAAAAVLVVGGLGGYLAGVDGIGREDAADDQLAEQAIAAHVIYAAEKRHAVEVPASDKDHLQTWLSNRVGLKLVAPDLAAEGFQLVGGRLLPAGDRGKAAMLLYEDAKGERISLFVTSESAETTKGTYTAEADGPEAVYWLDKGYGCAVVGSLPPERLSAVAKSAYGQLLAGLSS; encoded by the coding sequence ATGACCCGGCGCGATTTCACGGAACGCGATATTCACTTGGCGCTCGACGGTGAGCTGCCGGGCGATGAGCGCATGGCCTATGACGCGTGGCTCGAAGCCAATCCGGAGATGAAGGCAAAAAGCGCGCGCTACGTTGCCGATCGCGCCGCGCTGCGCGCGGCCTTGGCCGGCTTGATGGACGAGCCGGTGCCGGCGAGGCTGACACAGGCGGTGCTGGGCGAGGCGCCGGCGAAGGCGCCGGCCTGGCGCTCGCGCTGGTGGCTTTCGGCGGCGGCAGCCGCCGTGCTGGTGGTGGGCGGGCTCGGCGGCTATCTCGCCGGCGTCGATGGCATCGGCCGCGAGGATGCGGCGGACGACCAGCTCGCCGAGCAGGCGATCGCCGCCCATGTCATCTACGCCGCCGAGAAACGTCATGCGGTGGAGGTGCCGGCAAGCGACAAGGACCATCTGCAGACCTGGCTGTCCAATCGGGTCGGGCTGAAGCTGGTCGCGCCCGATCTGGCAGCTGAAGGCTTCCAGCTCGTCGGCGGCAGGCTGCTGCCGGCCGGCGACCGCGGCAAGGCGGCAATGCTGCTCTATGAGGACGCCAAGGGCGAGCGCATCTCCCTCTTTGTCACCTCCGAATCGGCCGAGACCACCAAGGGCACCTACACGGCCGAAGCCGATGGTCCCGAGGCTGTGTACTGGCTGGACAAGGGCTATGGCTGCGCGGTCGTCGGTTCGCTGCCGCCGGAGCGCCTTTCGGCTGTCGCCAAGAGCGCCTACGGCCAGCTTCTGGCCGGCCTTTCGAGTTGA
- a CDS encoding RNA polymerase sigma factor translates to MDDKKAAILSEIPRLRRYARSLLRDRDSADDLVQDCLERALVRLDNWQTGESPRRWLFTIMHHLFIDQMRKVSRRGEAAILPLEAGEAQAAPADQVESIASREIMDALQAISPDRRAALVMVAIEGFSYAEAANILGVPAGTLMSRIARGREELRGLLDDSSRRRSIRIVER, encoded by the coding sequence ATGGACGACAAGAAGGCAGCGATCCTGAGCGAGATACCGCGGTTGCGCCGCTATGCGCGCTCGCTGCTGCGCGACCGCGACTCCGCCGACGATCTGGTCCAGGACTGTCTGGAACGGGCACTCGTGCGGCTCGACAACTGGCAGACGGGAGAAAGCCCCAGGAGGTGGCTGTTTACGATCATGCATCATCTGTTCATCGACCAGATGCGCAAGGTGAGCAGGCGTGGCGAAGCGGCGATCCTGCCGCTCGAAGCGGGCGAAGCCCAGGCCGCGCCCGCCGATCAGGTCGAAAGCATCGCCTCGCGTGAGATCATGGATGCCTTGCAGGCGATCAGCCCCGATCGCCGAGCGGCTTTGGTCATGGTTGCCATTGAAGGTTTTTCCTATGCCGAGGCCGCCAACATTCTGGGCGTGCCGGCCGGCACGCTGATGTCGCGCATCGCGCGCGGCCGCGAGGAATTGCGCGGCCTGCTCGACGACTCCTCGCGCCGCCGCTCGATAAGGATCGTTGAGAGATGA
- a CDS encoding DUF2339 domain-containing protein produces the protein MASYRPIGADVVGAGLGVEPLATADTLTFRLGIALAIVFIAAGFWAARRFAAAAPVRAASWSAWGVIVPLVVLTALWLTFGDIDRDFGYALPALLLVLVFAAGGEWIARAEEPPLVGGPAVSFALGGAGVAGLLMLHMAFSSGWTTVLLGAAAILPALATRWRSYPVLGWIAVGAAVAVLDRVAFDPTIVGAAALSRTPVFNWLLPGYGVPALAFGFAAWQLARTTNGRPRLAMEAASALFALLTIAMLVRHAMHGGVIDTGPVTLAEQAIYTLIALGAGAILVAIDMRSPSSVLRYGSMAAGVLSVAFILIRHFVVLNPLLTDESTGTVPFFNLLFLAYLLPAIAAGALALYVRDKRPRWYAAMLALIASLLAFAYATLSVRRLFKGEFIGLWSGLGQLETYTYSALWLAIGVALLTAGVWLKSQVLRVASAVLIAVAVMKVFLFDMSELEGVLRALSFIGLGAVLIGIGLFYQRLLTRAARGG, from the coding sequence TTGGCATCGTACCGCCCCATCGGCGCCGACGTGGTGGGCGCCGGCTTGGGCGTCGAGCCGCTGGCAACCGCCGACACGCTGACCTTCCGTCTCGGCATCGCCCTGGCGATCGTCTTCATCGCCGCCGGCTTCTGGGCCGCGCGCCGCTTTGCTGCCGCGGCGCCCGTCCGCGCCGCCTCATGGTCGGCATGGGGCGTCATCGTCCCGCTGGTCGTGCTGACCGCGCTGTGGCTCACCTTCGGCGATATAGACCGCGACTTCGGCTACGCGCTGCCGGCGCTGCTGCTGGTGCTGGTCTTTGCCGCCGGCGGCGAGTGGATCGCACGCGCCGAAGAACCACCGCTCGTCGGAGGCCCTGCCGTGTCGTTTGCGCTTGGCGGCGCCGGCGTCGCCGGGCTGTTGATGCTGCACATGGCGTTCAGCTCCGGCTGGACGACGGTGCTGCTCGGCGCGGCTGCTATTCTACCTGCGCTGGCGACGCGCTGGCGCTCCTATCCGGTGCTGGGGTGGATCGCGGTCGGCGCCGCTGTTGCCGTGCTCGACCGCGTCGCATTCGATCCGACGATCGTCGGCGCCGCGGCACTGTCGCGGACGCCGGTCTTCAACTGGCTGCTGCCCGGCTATGGCGTGCCGGCGCTCGCCTTCGGCTTCGCCGCCTGGCAACTGGCACGCACCACCAATGGCCGCCCGCGCCTTGCCATGGAAGCCGCGTCGGCCCTGTTCGCGCTGCTCACCATTGCGATGCTGGTGCGCCATGCCATGCATGGCGGCGTCATCGACACCGGCCCGGTCACGCTGGCCGAACAGGCGATCTACACGCTGATCGCGCTCGGCGCCGGCGCTATCCTCGTCGCCATCGACATGCGCTCTCCGAGCTCGGTGCTGCGCTATGGCTCGATGGCCGCCGGCGTGCTCTCGGTCGCCTTCATCCTCATCCGGCATTTCGTGGTGCTGAACCCGCTGCTGACGGACGAATCGACCGGCACCGTCCCGTTCTTCAACCTGCTCTTCCTGGCCTATCTGCTGCCGGCGATCGCCGCCGGCGCGCTGGCGCTCTATGTCCGCGACAAGCGTCCGCGCTGGTATGCGGCGATGCTGGCGCTGATCGCCTCGCTGCTTGCCTTCGCCTACGCCACGCTCTCGGTGCGGCGCCTGTTCAAGGGCGAGTTCATCGGGTTGTGGAGCGGGCTCGGTCAACTCGAGACCTACACCTATTCCGCACTCTGGCTGGCCATCGGCGTGGCGTTGCTCACCGCCGGCGTCTGGTTGAAGTCGCAGGTGCTGCGCGTTGCTTCCGCCGTGCTGATCGCTGTTGCGGTGATGAAGGTCTTCCTCTTCGACATGTCGGAACTGGAGGGCGTGCTTCGTGCGCTGTCCTTCATCGGTCTCGGCGCCGTGCTGATCGGCATCGGCCTTTTTTACCAGCGGCTCCTGACGCGGGCGGCGAGGGGAGGGTGA
- a CDS encoding NUDIX domain-containing protein — protein sequence MPQRSAGLLIYRRTAGVFEFLLVHPGGPFWARKDEAAWSIPKGLIGDNEDELEAARREAEEELGLAIDGDFRPVGSYRQPGGKIVIAWSVEADLDAEAIRSNMFSMEWPPRSGRMKEFPEVDRAGWFSLPEAGLKILKGQRPILDDFLERRGV from the coding sequence ATGCCGCAACGAAGCGCTGGTCTGCTGATCTACAGGCGAACCGCAGGCGTTTTCGAATTCCTGCTGGTCCATCCCGGCGGCCCCTTCTGGGCACGGAAGGATGAAGCCGCATGGTCGATACCGAAAGGACTTATCGGCGACAATGAGGACGAGCTCGAGGCGGCCCGGCGCGAGGCCGAAGAGGAACTCGGACTCGCCATCGACGGGGATTTCCGGCCGGTCGGCAGCTACCGCCAGCCTGGCGGCAAGATCGTGATCGCCTGGAGCGTCGAAGCGGATCTCGATGCGGAGGCCATCAGGAGCAACATGTTCAGCATGGAGTGGCCGCCGCGATCAGGCCGCATGAAGGAGTTTCCCGAAGTCGACAGAGCCGGTTGGTTCTCACTGCCCGAGGCTGGTCTGAAGATCCTGAAAGGCCAGCGTCCGATCCTCGACGATTTTCTGGAGCGGCGGGGCGTCTGA
- the recO gene encoding DNA repair protein RecO: MEWRDEGIVLGTRKHGETSAILEVMTRAHGRHLGLVRGGRSRKQQPVLQPGNRVDLLWRARLDEHLGIFQAEAIEMNAARLMDSAVAVYGLQTMAAHLRLLPERDAHGGLYEALAVMISHLDDVDAAGELVARFELLILDELGFGLDLSQCAATGTRQDLAYVSPKSGRAVSRAAGAPWHDKMLVLPAFLQRGSGLRADASALEDAFRLTGFFFTRHVYEPRGIEPPNARAGFLAALRRHHVSAKAVSGETAGR; the protein is encoded by the coding sequence ATGGAATGGCGCGACGAGGGAATCGTTCTCGGCACTCGCAAGCATGGCGAAACCAGCGCCATCCTCGAGGTGATGACGCGCGCCCATGGCCGCCATCTCGGTCTGGTGCGCGGCGGCCGCTCGCGCAAGCAGCAGCCGGTGCTGCAGCCTGGCAACCGTGTCGACCTGCTGTGGCGGGCGCGGCTCGACGAGCATCTCGGCATTTTCCAGGCGGAAGCGATCGAGATGAACGCCGCCCGGCTGATGGACAGCGCAGTCGCCGTCTACGGCCTGCAGACCATGGCAGCGCATTTGCGGCTCTTGCCGGAACGCGACGCCCATGGCGGCCTTTACGAGGCGCTTGCCGTGATGATTTCCCATCTCGATGATGTCGATGCCGCCGGCGAACTGGTGGCGCGCTTCGAGCTGCTGATCCTCGACGAGCTCGGCTTCGGCCTTGATCTCAGCCAGTGCGCCGCGACCGGCACGCGGCAGGACCTCGCCTATGTCTCGCCGAAATCCGGGCGCGCGGTCTCGCGCGCGGCCGGTGCGCCGTGGCACGACAAGATGCTGGTGCTGCCCGCCTTCCTGCAACGCGGCTCCGGACTGCGCGCCGATGCCTCGGCACTCGAGGACGCCTTCCGGCTGACCGGGTTCTTCTTCACCCGGCATGTCTACGAGCCGCGCGGGATCGAGCCGCCCAACGCCCGCGCCGGCTTTCTCGCGGCGCTGCGCCGGCATCATGTGTCCGCGAAGGCGGTCAGCGGGGAAACCGCCGGACGGTAG
- the era gene encoding GTPase Era, which produces MERGMTGTEAPETPATRSGFVALIGAPNAGKSTLVNQLVGAKVSIVTHKVQTTRAIVRGIATHENAQIVFVDTPGIFKPKRRLDTAMVTTAWGGAKDADVVVLLIDAERGIRGDADAILDRLKDVRQPMLLVLNKVDRVKPETLLALTVAANERVPFKRTFMVSALTGSGCKDLLDYLAESLPLGPWYYPEDQISDLPMRQLAAEITREKLYLRLHQELPYSSHIETEKWEEKKDGSVRIEQVIYVERDSQKKIVLGHKGETIRAIGQAARAEIADILEQKVHLFLFVKVRENWGDDPERYREMGLEFPH; this is translated from the coding sequence ATGGAGCGTGGCATGACCGGCACCGAAGCTCCCGAGACACCCGCCACGCGCTCCGGCTTCGTCGCGCTGATCGGCGCACCCAATGCCGGCAAGTCGACGCTGGTCAACCAGTTGGTCGGCGCCAAGGTGTCGATCGTCACCCACAAGGTCCAGACGACGCGCGCGATCGTGCGCGGCATCGCCACGCATGAGAACGCGCAGATCGTCTTTGTCGACACGCCCGGCATCTTCAAGCCGAAGCGCCGGCTGGACACGGCAATGGTCACCACCGCATGGGGAGGCGCCAAGGACGCCGATGTCGTGGTGCTGCTGATCGATGCCGAGCGCGGCATCAGGGGCGATGCCGACGCCATCCTCGACCGCCTGAAGGACGTCCGGCAGCCAATGCTGCTCGTCCTCAACAAGGTCGACCGCGTCAAGCCGGAGACGCTTCTGGCCCTGACCGTGGCAGCGAACGAAAGAGTGCCGTTCAAGCGCACCTTCATGGTCTCGGCGCTTACCGGCTCCGGCTGCAAGGATTTGCTCGACTATCTCGCCGAGTCGCTGCCCCTGGGACCATGGTACTATCCGGAGGACCAGATCTCCGATTTGCCGATGCGCCAGCTGGCGGCCGAGATCACGCGTGAGAAGCTGTATCTGAGGCTGCATCAGGAGCTTCCCTATTCCTCGCATATCGAGACCGAGAAATGGGAAGAGAAGAAGGACGGCTCGGTGCGCATCGAGCAGGTCATCTATGTCGAGCGCGACAGCCAGAAGAAGATCGTGCTCGGCCACAAGGGCGAGACGATCCGCGCCATCGGCCAGGCCGCTCGCGCCGAGATCGCCGATATCCTCGAGCAGAAGGTGCACCTCTTCCTGTTCGTCAAGGTGCGCGAGAACTGGGGTGACGATCCCGAGCGCTACCGCGAGATGGGACTGGAGTTTCCACATTGA
- the rnc gene encoding ribonuclease III, with product MGNKRPTADDLAAALAERTGHAFADRQRLQRALTHASARSTHAGVDYERFEFLGDRVLGLVVADMLLAAFPDAAEGELSLRLNALVNAEALSEIAEEIGLPELVRAGSDVRNLDGRKRTNLRADALESLIAVLYLDGGLEAARAFIHRYWQPRSQAIGAARRDAKTELQEWAHQAAAGAVPVYRIDGREGPDHDPLFTVSVKVGSFAPAIGTGRSKREAEQAAAAALLLREGVWSVA from the coding sequence ATGGGCAACAAGCGGCCGACCGCCGATGATCTCGCCGCAGCACTCGCGGAGCGCACCGGCCACGCCTTCGCCGATCGCCAGCGGCTGCAGCGTGCGCTGACCCACGCCAGCGCGCGCTCGACCCATGCCGGCGTCGACTATGAGCGCTTCGAATTCCTGGGCGATCGCGTGCTGGGGCTTGTCGTCGCCGACATGCTGCTCGCCGCCTTTCCGGATGCCGCCGAGGGGGAACTGTCGCTTCGCCTCAATGCGCTGGTCAATGCCGAGGCGCTGTCCGAGATCGCCGAGGAAATCGGCCTGCCTGAGCTGGTCCGCGCCGGCTCGGACGTGCGCAATCTCGACGGCCGCAAGCGCACCAATCTGCGCGCCGACGCGCTGGAATCGCTGATTGCCGTGCTCTATCTGGATGGCGGCCTTGAAGCCGCCCGCGCGTTCATCCACCGTTACTGGCAGCCGCGCTCGCAGGCGATCGGCGCGGCCCGCCGCGATGCCAAGACCGAATTGCAGGAATGGGCGCACCAGGCGGCGGCGGGCGCCGTGCCGGTCTATCGTATCGACGGCCGCGAGGGGCCGGACCACGACCCGCTGTTCACCGTCAGCGTCAAGGTCGGCTCCTTTGCGCCGGCGATCGGCACCGGCCGTTCCAAGCGCGAGGCGGAACAGGCAGCGGCGGCTGCCCTTCTGCTGCGCGAAGGCGTATGGAGCGTGGCATGA
- the lepB gene encoding signal peptidase I yields the protein MSVAEKREKKSGGLGETFSVIIQALLLALVIRTLLFQPFSIPSGSMRPTLLEGDYLFVTKWAYGYSRYSLPFGPDLFSGRIWGSEPKRGDVVVFKFPPDPSVDYIKRVVGLPGDKIQVKDGQLFINGAAVPREKVGQIDNPDITEAQGPVDVYRETLPNGVSYDTLDLTQNSIGDNTREFDVPAGHYFMMGDNRDNSSDSRFTVGFVPAENLVGRANVIFFSIAGGASPLEVWKWPSLIRAGRLFHFVH from the coding sequence ATGAGCGTGGCTGAAAAACGCGAGAAGAAATCCGGCGGACTAGGTGAAACCTTCTCCGTCATCATCCAGGCTTTGCTGCTCGCGCTCGTGATCCGCACGCTGCTGTTCCAGCCCTTCTCCATTCCCTCCGGCTCGATGCGGCCGACCTTGCTCGAAGGTGACTATCTCTTCGTCACCAAATGGGCCTATGGCTATTCGCGCTATTCGCTGCCTTTCGGTCCGGACCTGTTTTCCGGCCGCATCTGGGGCTCGGAACCGAAGCGCGGCGACGTCGTGGTGTTCAAGTTCCCTCCGGATCCGTCCGTCGACTACATCAAGCGCGTGGTCGGCCTGCCGGGCGACAAGATACAGGTCAAGGACGGCCAGCTCTTCATCAACGGCGCCGCCGTCCCGCGCGAAAAGGTCGGCCAGATCGACAATCCCGATATCACCGAGGCGCAGGGACCGGTCGATGTCTATCGCGAGACGCTGCCCAACGGCGTCAGCTATGACACGCTCGACCTGACCCAGAACTCGATCGGCGACAACACCCGCGAGTTCGACGTGCCCGCCGGCCACTATTTCATGATGGGCGACAACCGCGACAATTCCTCCGACAGCCGTTTCACCGTCGGCTTCGTGCCGGCCGAGAACCTCGTCGGCCGCGCCAACGTCATCTTCTTCTCGATCGCCGGCGGCGCGAGCCCGCTCGAAGTCTGGAAGTGGCCGTCGCTGATCCGCGCCGGGCGCCTGTTCCATTTCGTCCACTAG
- the acpS gene encoding holo-ACP synthase produces the protein MIIGIGSDLIDIRRIDKSLERHGQRFIQRIYTEVEQAKSENRAARAASYAKRFAAKEACAKALGTGMAEGVFWRDMGVVNLPGGKPTMALTGGAAARLAAIVPKGHNAVIHLTITDDFPLAQAFVIIEAVPAEQAPH, from the coding sequence ATGATCATCGGCATCGGCAGTGACCTCATCGACATCAGACGCATAGACAAATCGCTGGAACGGCACGGCCAGCGCTTCATCCAGCGCATCTACACCGAGGTCGAGCAGGCCAAATCGGAAAACCGGGCGGCGCGCGCCGCTTCCTACGCCAAACGCTTCGCTGCCAAGGAAGCCTGCGCCAAGGCGCTGGGCACCGGCATGGCCGAGGGCGTGTTCTGGCGCGACATGGGCGTCGTCAATCTGCCCGGCGGCAAGCCGACGATGGCGCTGACCGGCGGCGCGGCGGCCAGGCTGGCCGCGATCGTGCCCAAGGGCCACAACGCGGTCATCCATCTCACCATCACCGATGATTTCCCGCTTGCTCAAGCCTTTGTGATCATCGAAGCAGTGCCCGCCGAACAAGCGCCACATTGA
- a CDS encoding DUF2062 domain-containing protein — translation MLFRRREPDGLLERVRTYLWPRRSFWRSVQYFSKRILRLKATPHSVAAGVAAGVFASFFPLGFHFVIAAVLCWVIAGNLVAAALGAVFFGNPLTFPLLWGASWETGKLILHERLPVHGPPAHLGEMMHKLSFAKLWHPILEPMLIGAVPLGLVFGLLFYGITRWGMTVFREQRKRRMAERAAKARHGGREVPAE, via the coding sequence GTGCTTTTTCGACGCCGAGAGCCTGATGGCCTCCTGGAGCGGGTGCGTACTTACCTGTGGCCGCGCCGCTCTTTCTGGCGTTCGGTGCAATATTTCTCCAAGCGTATCCTGAGATTGAAGGCCACGCCCCATTCCGTGGCGGCCGGGGTCGCGGCCGGGGTCTTTGCCTCCTTCTTCCCGCTTGGCTTTCATTTTGTCATCGCCGCCGTGCTCTGCTGGGTGATCGCCGGCAACCTGGTGGCCGCAGCCCTGGGGGCGGTATTCTTCGGCAATCCGCTGACCTTTCCGCTGCTCTGGGGCGCGTCCTGGGAGACTGGCAAGCTCATCCTGCACGAGCGCCTGCCCGTGCACGGGCCTCCCGCGCATCTTGGCGAGATGATGCACAAGCTTTCGTTCGCGAAACTGTGGCACCCGATCCTGGAGCCGATGCTGATCGGCGCGGTGCCGCTGGGGCTGGTCTTCGGCTTGCTGTTCTACGGTATCACGCGCTGGGGCATGACGGTGTTTCGTGAACAGCGCAAGCGGCGCATGGCCGAAAGGGCGGCCAAGGCCAGGCATGGCGGGCGGGAAGTGCCCGCGGAATGA
- the pyrE gene encoding orotate phosphoribosyltransferase — MNTDEVLGIFREAGAVLEGHFILTSGLRSPIFLQKARVFMHADKTERLCKALAEKIRKAVPGRIDYVVGPAIGGLIPAYETSRHLGAPAIWVEREGGEFRLRRFEIDKGSRVVIVEDIVTTGLSIRETIDCLRELGAEVAAAACIIDRSAGKTDVGVPLVALAEYEVPAYPPDRLPPELAALPAVKPGSRNI; from the coding sequence ATGAACACCGACGAAGTGCTGGGCATCTTCCGCGAAGCCGGCGCCGTGCTGGAAGGGCACTTCATCCTGACCTCGGGATTGCGCAGTCCGATCTTCCTGCAGAAGGCGCGCGTTTTCATGCATGCCGACAAGACCGAGCGTCTGTGCAAGGCGCTGGCCGAGAAAATCCGCAAGGCGGTGCCGGGCAGGATCGACTACGTCGTCGGCCCGGCGATCGGCGGCCTGATCCCGGCCTACGAGACCTCGCGCCATCTCGGTGCGCCGGCGATCTGGGTCGAGCGGGAAGGGGGCGAGTTCAGGCTGCGCCGCTTCGAGATCGACAAGGGGTCGCGCGTCGTCATCGTCGAGGACATTGTCACAACGGGCCTCTCGATCCGCGAGACTATAGACTGCCTGCGCGAGCTCGGCGCCGAGGTGGCGGCGGCTGCCTGCATCATCGACCGCTCCGCCGGCAAGACCGATGTCGGCGTGCCATTGGTCGCGCTCGCCGAATATGAGGTGCCGGCCTATCCGCCGGACCGCCTGCCGCCGGAGCTAGCGGCCCTCCCGGCCGTCAAGCCCGGCAGCCGCAACATCTGA